CATAGCCTCAAATgcactaaaatgaaaaataataataataaaatcctaCAATTTGACCAATTTATTACAACTACACTCATTCATTGTGCTATTTCCCATAGCACATATCTCTGAACATCCAAAGAGGAGCTTTATCATTCTGTCTCAACCCACTTTCAGAGAGAATGAGACAGAAGCTCATTCTCAACACACTTTGAAAGTAGATAgcatcccccccccccatccCCCCATAGCCCCCCACAGCCCCCCACTTCCGGTGAAACCGGAAGAacctttgtttgtgtttgtcaaaATGGCGGCTGGAATGTATCTAGAGCACTATTTGGACAGTAAGGCTGTTGTCTTTGTTTCGATATCCATCCGCATGAATAAACGTCTTCCGCATTCATATTGTCCAGCATGTCTGCACgtttcacatacacacacgatTTACAATAAAACGATCGCGTAACGACACAAAACAGCGCTAATAAAAACGTTAGTACGTCAGACCATTGGGCCCTGAAGCTAACGGCTAACTAAATATAAACAGTGTTATGATGCTAGCGATGTTTCGTAGTTTTGCTTGGTGGGTGCGACACCGATAAACGTGACAGAATATAATATTAAGTCACtgctattaaaataattaaatattgtaaataaaaacctGGCAATATTAAAGCGCAATGACAAGCATTAAATGCTGTATCTCAGGACAATCGCGCTCGCACAGACTGAGATTGTTTACTCTAGTGCTGGTTTTCAAATGCGCACAGCCTTATGGGTCTGTTTGTAGGTGATTTATATGTCACTCTTATCTCTTTAGGCATAGAGAATCTGCCCTTTGAACTGCAGAGGAACTTCCAGCTGATGCGAGATCTGGACCAGAGGACAGAGGGTGGGTCTAaaccagggatcctcaaatctggcccacgagatccactcctgcagagtttagctgtaaccctaatcaaacacacctgaacatgctaatcaatgtcttcaggatcattagaaaatcacagacaggtgagtttgatcagggttggagctaaactctgcagtggattggccctccagggtaagatttgaggaaccctggtctaAACTATAGCCCTGCCTCGATACAgtaatatagaataatatttttaatgacattttcacatttttatgttatgtcTGGTTGCTTGGGATACTAAGtgattgtttgtttacatttcttctttttctaGATCTGAAAGGGCAGATTGATTCTCTGGCTCGTGAATACACAGCCAACGCTCGGACGTTGTCCTCCGAACAGAAGCTCTCACTGTTAAGACAGATCCAGCAGTCTTATGGGAAGTGTAAAGAGTTTGGAGATGACAAGGTCCAGCTTGCGATGCAAACCTATGAGATGGTTAGTGTGAAGTTGCATTTATTCCTTACAAATGACCTTTTATAACTATTGCAAATTCTGtttatacattacattttaatataaatgttcacTACTATTTAAAAGTGTGGCGTCAGTAAGAATTttcttaagaaattaatattttattcaacaaggatgcataaatttgatcaaaaatgaaaggaaacacatttataatgttacaaaaaaaatcatatgttcttttgaactttaggTTTGTCAAagaataaaaaagtattaagctgcacaactgttatgaacattgataataagaaatgtttattgatcaacaaatctgcatattagaatgatttcagaaggatcgaacctttgaacagtagtatatattagagatattgtaaaataatgtacattttgttGCTTTATGACTCCATGCATCATTTGTTCTATGCATTAGGTGGACAAGCATATCCGACGGTTGGATACAGACCTGGCTCGCTTTGAGGCTGACCTCAAAGAGAAACAGATAGAAAGCACCGATTATGACTCTACCTCCAGCAAGGGCAACAAGAGTGAGCTTCTGATGATAACTTCTTAGTGATGTTTTGGCACATGCACATCTCTTATGTGGATCTCTGTATCTCAACAAAGTCTCTGATGGTTGTTTGAAGGTGACCATCGAGGACCCAAGAAGAAGGAGGTGACTCGCACTAGGTCAAAGGTGAAGAACTCTGACGATGACTGCAGCTCAAAGAGTGGTCAAAAGAAGGTCAAACTCACGCAAGGGTGAGAATCACACACATTTTCTattataattctttttttatttgtaaagtgtgtcatttttgaACCGCTTGTCTGTGGCACCAGAAATGGTTCATctttgtaattaaatttttcagcTTTGTACTCTTCATACAtataaactactgttcaaaaattttgatttttaaagaaattaatctttttattcagcaagaatgcatcaAGTTAATTAAAAGTGCCAgtgaaaatgttacaaaagatttatattttgcaaagtTTGTTCTTACGAACGTTCTATTTATCAGAGAatcctgcaaaaaaaaagatttgaataaatgcaaaaaatattaagcagagctgctttcaacactgataataagaaataagaaatgtttcttgagcagcaagtcATAttcgagtaatgatgctgaaaatcactggaataaaataatagaaaatagttgttttgaattgtaataatatttcagaatattattgtttttgttgtgttttaaatcaaataaatgcagccttggtgagcataaaccTCACTGGACCTTCCCAccttgtatataaatatttatgaagttgatttgaaatacatttttaattagggATGGGCATTTCTGATCATATTTCATTTAGAGTAATCCACAGGTTTGAGAAACGAGTACTCGATTAATCGGGGGTGGGGCTTAAGCAAGGGGCGGGGCTTGTGCGTCATAGCGACAATTAAAATagtaaagtaaaagtaaagcCCTGTTAAGTTGTTGATAAAACTTTGACAGGAttcagaaaataattaaattaacacaGATTATTAAAAATCACCATCAATAGTGGTTAATacagtaaacatttaaaagaaataacagCGTGAGGTGAAGCTGAAGCGCTTTTACTACATGACGCATTGTATAGAAAATGAATCACATAGCCTAGATACAGAATATGTAAATGTTATATTACAAATTGTATTTATCTACACAAAATGCATGTGAGCTTGAACTGCGTGCCAACCAGAAAGTAGTGGATGCGCTTCTCCCGTTACAGGGCGCTTTAAAACAACGGCAACTGAAGccccgcaaaaaaaaaaaaaaagttattttacagtattatccCCATCAATATGTGTGTCTTATTATTTGTATAAGTATTTTGGatcagtttttaaaaagataaCCTACCTTTTTCTatcttttataaaacaaataaaacacacatgtTACTCTGctattcagttattttattcaactgttatttttaacaaaacaatatttacttAAGCAGCATCACAACAGctgtggatcaaaaaagtttttttgtaaaAGGTTCGCAAAAATAGTTTAATACAACTTCACCAAACGACTGTTAAGTAGCCCATTGCCTAACGAAAATTAGAAGCCAGCATAATTTGGCTGCGTAAACTTACAATTAAAATAGCCTGAATATTTTTACCACAGCTATAAAACTTAAAGATTAGGTAACataacatttctttcaaaatgatCAGTCGGtaaaggtaaataaaataaagcctgCATAATTTAACTATGCTgcttaaaacttaaaacaaaaacagcctgAATATTTGACCATGCATGGCtaataaaactaaacataaggactacatatttttattcaaaaagatCAGTCGGTCTACGTGCTCAGATGAAAGCCGAGTGCAGAGTCTATTTACAATTAGACCGGCGGTCTTTTAGGTAGTTGGCAATGTTCACAGCTGTGTGTCTTTCCTCGAAACCTCGCATCTCTAATACTGCGCTGTGaattttccattcatttatGTAATGACAGGTTAGCGTCATATACGATTCAGTGGTTAGCGAGGTCCACGAGTCCGTAGTTATAGCCACCCGCGCTGGCTTCGACAGACTGTCTTTTAGTGAACAAGCGCATTTTTCGTATAGAGCATCAATCCTTGCAGTGACCGTTTTGCGCGATGGGACAGTATAGTGGGGCTCAACGTAATTCATTAAACGTTTAAAACCTTCACCTTCAACAAAACTAATAGGCAGCAAGTCTTCTGCTGTCATCTTCTCTGCCCTGCCTGTGTCGCATTTCTGTCTGATGgtgaaatctcttatgctcctCTGACTGCTGGTAGTGGCATCGGCATCATCTGcttttttgtgtttatgtgcaAGATGGTAACGCATCGAACTCGTGGTGGAGTTGTAGACGAGTGTGGTGCTGCACTTCTTACACTTGACAGTTTTTTCAAAGTGTTGCCAGACATCGCTGCGCGCTTTAGAAGCCATATTCGCTCTGTGCTCTGGTCTATTCTCTAGACCGCAACTTCGCAGCCATAACCAATCAAATATCAGACTACCGACCAAATACCAGCATAACCAATCAGAAAGAATGaaagttaataaaattaaaaaaaaaaaaaaaaaaaaattttcagaGCCAATCGATCATCGTTTTCATGCTCGATCGTCGCTGATGCGTTCGAGTAATCGATTAATCGAGTACTCGTGCACATccctatttttaatatttagaaaaacCAAATGGTTAGCTGTTTGccaggctacatttatttattttccccttTCTAACCGTTTCTGTCAATAAAAGAGGcgaaatgcaccaaaataaaatGGATACATTCCAAAAATcgaatacaattttaataaaactgtcTTCCAGCACTGAGTTTTCAACCCCGGCTGTGAACTTTGGGAACGTGCACCCCTCGGATGTGCTGGACATGCCAGTGGACCCCAACGAGCCCACCTATTGCCTCTGCCACCAGGTTTCATACGGGGAGATGATTGGCTGTGACAATACAGACGTGAGTCTGCTTTCTCATCCAAAGTCAACAAGATCACAGCCTCTCATACGTTATTGCTTgcatatagatagatatttattttatcatttcattatatttatttcccTGTTACAAGTTAAAATGGAGATTTAAATATCTAGTCATAGGCTGTAAACCCAGACTGCAGCATTATGTTACAGCAGATTCCTGTACATTTATATGGAGAGCTGTGCTTGTGGTAAAcgtgtgtttctctttctttagTGTTCTATCGAGTGGTTCCACTTTGCCTGTGTGGGCTTAACCACCAAACCCAGAGGGAAGTGGTTAGTAGTCATGTGATTTTTGCCCTTGAAACTGATGTTAGTCAATGTTGTCAGGCATCAGTAATCAGAAATTTTATTCTGAAGTAGCTCACTAAATATAGCAACAGtgaatatacatgtatatttcAACATTTGCTTTGTTTTCCTTCTACATCAGGTACTGCCCAAGATGTTCACAGGAGCGGAAGAAAAAATGAACATGCAAAACAAGAGAATTCACAGAGAGGGAGGTAGAGGCAGACACAAGGGTTGAAAGTGTTTTTAAGGCCCTCCATAGACACTAATATAGATCCACTCTCTGCTTAATCTGGTGCTTGTTGTCCTCTTTTCCATCTTCACATCCCTCTCTCAGCCAGACAGTAAGAAGGGATGACGGGTGAAGATGAAGGAGGTGTAGTTCTTAATTTATGTGCTCAGTAATGAAGATGACTTTTGTTATGGAgtgtttttgatttgttttggttctgcattttttttttaatttttttttttatattcttacattttcagtttgtttatttGGATTGTCTTTTTTTACAACTCATTTTAAACACATGAGCTCAGCAGTCAGGGGGCATATCAGGAGATCTCACAGTTCTTTGTCGTGCTTGTGATTCCAGATGGTCTCAGACTGGATCATTTCGGGCAGTATATCCTTCTCAGATGGGATAATTTCCTACTAGTCTCAGTTTTTGCCTTTTAACACACAAAAAGGGGAACAGGTCCTAGATCAGACTCAAACTGATCCTTTATCTAACTTATTTTCTCATTGCAATTTTCATAAAAGGGCGACCATTATCAACTTACCTCACCAAATCTGAGATGATTATTTGACAAACCAGCGATTACAAGAAAATAGCTGCTCAATGGGATTATTTAACTTGATTTTTACACCTTCTCAGCCTTTTCCGGTCTCTCTCTTTATCTTACATTCACAAATCCTGCACTTGAAGGCCACCTCTTCACTTCAGGTCCATTCCACAACTGTAGATTTCAATGCAGACATTTTTTTTGGTGCTTATGATCACACACTACTTGGATCGTATTAAATCGGTCGTATTCCAGACTGTTGAAAAGCATTAACTCATTAACTAGCATGTAACGTTATTCAGTTGAATCGCTCTGACACCTGGTCATTAAATGCATTTGGTGTTTTCTTTTGTAACCTATGAATTAACTCTAGGATTGCTGTGCATTCAGCAACAGGGTTCTTTGCAACTGGATTTTGGTGCTTATGAATATATTAAAGATAATGATGTGTATGGTTTGGTTAAATGCGTGAATTACACAGCATCGCTTACAATGGTTCTCAGTTATTGTGTTGAAGTCGTTAAAGCAGTATGATACTTTTTGCGAGATGTCGGAAATCAAATGTGTTGATATCAGCTTGTATTTAAGGTTCggttgttttaataaaattacaggTATGTCAGACAATGCAAAACCTGGTGCTACACAGTGCTTGTTGCCGGTTCTAAATGATTCTATTGTCTGGTGTACGATGAAGGGTTTGTGTCATGTGTTTTATGCCTTTGTCATGTTGCTTTGTGATTTGATTGTTCCAGGTATTCTAGAGTACTGTACTAATGTCAGATATTGGGTCTGGTGTCTTCCATGCTGAACGAACAATGCCTGATTCTGAAAGTGTCCTTGTGTCCGTTGGTcattatttcattcattctggCATTTTTGAATGCCGTTGTATGAAAAGGACATAGTGTAAAATATTTCAAGTCATctgagaattaaaaataataatacagaagTGTTCATAAATAATATAGTATATGGAAGTCATTTGATAAACTGAAAAAGTGTGGGGGGGGACTTTATAATtaactatttatatatttgtatgttatatatatatatatatatatattattattattattattcattttagactatcattcaaaagttttgggtcagtatgatttattttgatgtttttgaaatcTCTTCTGCTTACCAAGTCTgcatgtttgatcaaaaatacattaaaatcattaatactgtgaaatgttatgatttaaaataactcttttctattttaaaatgtcattccTGTGacaataaagctgaattttcagcagccgttactttttgatgctcaagaaacatttgttatttttgtcaatgttgaaaacaattgtgctgcctaaaatttttgtggaaaacttGATATGTTTAAGTTTTTAAAGAATGATTCATGAgtcaaatagaaatcttttgcaacattaaagatatttttgatcaatttaatacacccaatttaataaaaaaaaaaatcatttaaactgtagtgtataaAATGGCATATGCTCTGAAATATCTATAAAGGCGTTGCACAGTAACGTTAAGTCCACTACAGTGTGATGCTGCATTGCAGTTCCCATACAAACCGCTGGAAGCACTCTTATCACTTATAAGAGATCCACTTTGTGCAGTGCTGCAGTGATGCTGCCCTGTACTCTTTATGGTCCTGATGCTCCTGAAGTGTCTCCATGGACTTTATTGTAAATCTTTTTAATAGCACATACtgttgaaaattatatataaatatatttctccatttTGGAAAAAAAGCAGCATGAACAGCTAGAATGCACCTTGACTAACATACACATAGGGGGTGTGGCAGCCTAACAGCATCATTAGTTCTTACTGCCGTCTAGTGACACTCAATGGAA
This portion of the Onychostoma macrolepis isolate SWU-2019 chromosome 19, ASM1243209v1, whole genome shotgun sequence genome encodes:
- the ing4 gene encoding inhibitor of growth protein 4 isoform X1, whose protein sequence is MAAGMYLEHYLDSIENLPFELQRNFQLMRDLDQRTEDLKGQIDSLAREYTANARTLSSEQKLSLLRQIQQSYGKCKEFGDDKVQLAMQTYEMVDKHIRRLDTDLARFEADLKEKQIESTDYDSTSSKGNKSDHRGPKKKEVTRTRSKVKNSDDDCSSKSGQKKVKLTQGTEFSTPAVNFGNVHPSDVLDMPVDPNEPTYCLCHQVSYGEMIGCDNTDCSIEWFHFACVGLTTKPRGKWYCPRCSQERKKK
- the ing4 gene encoding inhibitor of growth protein 4 isoform X3 translates to MAAGMYLEHYLDNLKGQIDSLAREYTANARTLSSEQKLSLLRQIQQSYGKCKEFGDDKVQLAMQTYEMVDKHIRRLDTDLARFEADLKEKQIESTDYDSTSSKGNKSDHRGPKKKEVTRTRSKVKNSDDDCSSKSGQKKVKLTQGTEFSTPAVNFGNVHPSDVLDMPVDPNEPTYCLCHQVSYGEMIGCDNTDCSIEWFHFACVGLTTKPRGKWYCPRCSQERKKK
- the ing4 gene encoding inhibitor of growth protein 4 isoform X2: MSSGSLENHRQVSLIRVGAKLCSGLALQDLKGQIDSLAREYTANARTLSSEQKLSLLRQIQQSYGKCKEFGDDKVQLAMQTYEMVDKHIRRLDTDLARFEADLKEKQIESTDYDSTSSKGNKSDHRGPKKKEVTRTRSKVKNSDDDCSSKSGQKKVKLTQGTEFSTPAVNFGNVHPSDVLDMPVDPNEPTYCLCHQVSYGEMIGCDNTDCSIEWFHFACVGLTTKPRGKWYCPRCSQERKKK